ATTTGAGGGTGGGTAAAAGCCGAATAAAATCGGATGCAACTACAAAAGTGCAGGTTATGCAGCAGTATTGGGATTAAACCTAAGACAGACTAGCCGATATATATCAGGAGAGGTATATCCAGAGAAAGATAAAATATGAATAATGAAGTAAATTAAATATAATAAGGACTTACGATAACGTTGAGGTTAAGGCAAAAAATGATTTTAATGAGGGATTAACTAAATGACCAAATTAAAATCATTTTTTAACAAAGAGATAGACGTTTTGCGTAAGTCCTTTTACATTTCCCAGTAGTTAACCCCTGATTTCTTAACTATATAATCAACGAATTCCTGATGTTTAACTAATTCTTCCTCTTGCGCGAGTATGACGGGGGAGGTACTTGAAAGGGAGATGGTTACGGAAATCTTGTCCTCTTTCTTCATAGAAACCTCTTCGGCAAATAAACTACCTTGCCCGCCTGTCATTGCTAGATACACTTTCGCTAAGATTTCGGCGTCTAATAAAGCACCGTGAAGCTCACGATTGGAGTTGTCTACTTCATAACGTTTGCAAAGTGCATCCAAGCTGTTGCGTTGTCCTGGGTGTTTTTCTCGCGCATAGACTAACGTATCAAAAATTTTACAATGTTGTTCGATTTTTTTTGGCCACTTGGCAAAGGTAAGTTCTGCATTTAAGAAGCCCACGTCAAAAGGCGCGTTATGGATTATTAATTCTGACTCTTGAATAAACTGAACGAATTCATGGGCAATATCACCAAATAGAGGCTTATCTTGTAGGAATTGCGTACTGATTCCATGCACCTTAAACGCAGCTTCCTCTACTTCTCTTTGCGGGTTTAAATACATGTGAAAATGGTTACCCGTGAGTTTACGATCGATTAACTCTACACAGCCTATTTCTATAATTTTATGCCCTAACTCAGGTCCGATACCGGTCGTTTCTGTATCTAATACTATTTGTCGCATTTCTCAACCCGCCCGCATTAATTCTTCGATAGCCTGATTAGCTAACAAATCTACCCGATCATTTTCCGGATGACCGGAATGTCCTTTCACCCAGTGCCAGGTAATCTGATGCACTTGGGCTAAAGCATCCAGCTCTTGCCAAAGATCTGCATTTTTGACTAGTTCTCTTTTTGCTGTACGCCAACCTTTCGCCTTCCACGTAGCTAGCCATTCTGTCATTCCTTGGCGTAAGTATTGAGAATCGGTATAAAGATCGATCTGGCAAGGTCTTTTGAGCGCATTAAGTGCTTTAATGGCGGCAGTCAGCTCCATGCGATTATTTGTGGTATATTCTTCCGCGCCACTCAACGTT
The Legionella adelaidensis genome window above contains:
- the dnaQ gene encoding DNA polymerase III subunit epsilon translates to MRQIVLDTETTGIGPELGHKIIEIGCVELIDRKLTGNHFHMYLNPQREVEEAAFKVHGISTQFLQDKPLFGDIAHEFVQFIQESELIIHNAPFDVGFLNAELTFAKWPKKIEQHCKIFDTLVYAREKHPGQRNSLDALCKRYEVDNSNRELHGALLDAEILAKVYLAMTGGQGSLFAEEVSMKKEDKISVTISLSSTSPVILAQEEELVKHQEFVDYIVKKSGVNYWEM
- the rnhA gene encoding ribonuclease HI; the protein is MAITIYTDGACKGNPGPGGWGALLRYNDVEKTLSGAEEYTTNNRMELTAAIKALNALKRPCQIDLYTDSQYLRQGMTEWLATWKAKGWRTAKRELVKNADLWQELDALAQVHQITWHWVKGHSGHPENDRVDLLANQAIEELMRAG